Proteins from a genomic interval of Arachis hypogaea cultivar Tifrunner chromosome 10, arahy.Tifrunner.gnm2.J5K5, whole genome shotgun sequence:
- the LOC112714966 gene encoding uncharacterized protein gives MEENGRIYGSSFSNGDKMKGNYKWLDGTIYDGDFESEKMTGKGLIRWPSGSNYEGEFSGGFLHGNGTLTSSSGCTYRGGWRMNAQHGIGKKEYSNSDVYDGLWKEGVQEGCGKYSWNNGNTYIGNWKNGKIEGRGVMKWTNGDTFDGFWMNGVRHGSGVYRFADGSVYIGTWNNGLRDGKGTFYPAGTKLPSLKNLCTSLETEHFIASKSKPVKRSLSENIPVVSRLSSRPKSQRTLSLSTTTEWTLQDQSDLVYEREYAQGVLIMERIRDCSVSSVKNKSQNNKFSVNHVEKSSYMDIFKAHRGYFLNLNLQLGIRYTVGKITPVPAREVRSSDFGDRARIRMFFPRDGSKLTPPHCSIDFYWKDYCPMVFRLRVQLGVNMPAQANRKVEEDHSSNNNNNNKKKKKKKVEGRDDDDEEEAELFEVYDVVLYMGIIDILQAYNLRKRVENAYKSIKFDPLTISVVQPNLYAQRFINFSQNKVFPQTPC, from the exons ATGGAGGAAAATGgaag GATTTATGGGAGTTCCTTTTCAAATGGAGATAAGATGAAGGGAAATTACAAATGGTTAGATGGAACAATCTATGATGGTGATTTTGAAAGTGAGAAAATGACAGGTAAAGGACTAATTCGTTGGCCATCAGGATCAAACTATGAAGGCGAATTCTCCGGCGGATTTCTTCATGGTAATGGCACGCTTACAAGCTCTTCCGGCTGCACATACAGAGGAGGTTGGAGGATGAATGCTCAGCATGGGATCGGAAAGAAAGAGTACTCGAATTCGGATGTTTATGACGGTTTATGGAAAGAAGGAGTTCAAGAAGGATGTGGTAAGTACTCTTGGAACAATGGAAACACTTACATTGGAAATTGGAAGAATGGAAAAATTGAAGGCAGAGGAGTTATGAAATGGACTAATGGTGATACCTTTGATGGATTCTGGATGAATGGGGTAAGACATGGATCAGGAGTTTATCGATTCGCAGACGGCAGCGTTTATATTGGGACATGGAACAATGGCCTAAGAGATGGTAAAGGAACATTCTACCCTGCTGGTACTAAACTTCCTTCTCTTAAGAATCTATGCACTTCTCTTGAAACAGAACACTTTATTGCTTCAAAGTCTAAACCAGTTAAGCGAAGTCTTTCTGAGAATATACCAGTTGTTAGCCGGTTAAGTTCGCGGCCGAAATCTCAAAGGACTTTGTCATTGAGTACTACTACTGAATGGACCCTTCAAGATCAGAGTGATTTGGTTTATGAAAGGGAATATGCTCAAGGTGTTCTAATTATGGAGAGAATCAGGGACTGTTCTGTTTCCTCTGTTAAGAACAAAAGCCAGAACAATAAGTTTAGTGTTAATCATGTAGAGAAGAGTTCATATATGGACATTTTTAAAGCTCACAGAGGCTATTTTCTCAATCTTAATTTGCAGCTTGGCATAAG GTATACTGTCGGAAAAATCACGCCGGTGCCGGCACGCGAAGTCCGATCGTCCGATTTCGGGGATCGGGCTAGAATAAGGATGTTCTTCCCTAGGGATGGTTCGAAGTTAACTCCTCCTCATTGTTCTATAGACTTCTATTGGAAAGATTATTGTCCAATGGTTTTCAG GTTGAGGGTGCAACTAGGAGTGAACATGCCAGCACAAGCAAACAGAAAGGTAGAGGAAGATcatagtagtaataataataataataataagaagaagaagaagaagaaggtggagggaagagatgatgatgatgaagaagaagcagagcTATTTGAGGTGTATGATGTAGTGCTGTACATGGGAATCATTGATATATTGCAAGCATACAATCTCAGAAAAAGAGTTGAGAATGCATACAAGTCCATCAAATTTGACCCTCTCACAATATCTGTAGTTCAACCTAACTTGTATGCTCAACGTTTCATCAATTTCTCACAAAACAAAGTTTTCCCACAAACTCCCTgctga